The Erwinia sorbitola nucleotide sequence AATTTCCGCCCGCTCACCGTATGCAGGTTGAGATACGGTGATAAATCAGGCATAACAAGCCATTACCAGAATATTTAGGGATGGATACGATGAAGTTTCTCGGAAAAGTTTTGCTTACCTTGCTGCTGCTGTTGCTGCTGGCGATCGTCACCCTCTACGTATTGCTGCAAACGCAGTGGGGCGCGGGTTGGATTGGACGTCAGGTCAGCACCAATAGCGATTATCAGCTCTCCCTCAGTAAAATGGAGCATGACTTTTCCAACCCAAGCCATCTGCTGTTAAATAACGTCTCTTTTGGCCGTAAAGGCCAGCCGGCAACGCTGGTGGCAAAACGCGTCAATCTCGGCTTTGGACTGATTCAGTTCAGTAATCCTCTCCATTTCTCCAGTATTCGCCTTGAGCAGGGAACGCTTAATCTTAGCGAAAAAAGTGCTCCTCTTTCATTACAAGCCGACCGTCTGCAACTTAGCCAGATGGCATTGAATCGCAATCAGGGTGAATGGCCATTACAGGCACAGCGGGTCGACGGTGGAGTCATCCCCTGGAAACCTGAAGCAGGCGATGTACTCGGTAAAGAAGCCAGTTTTCAGATGAGCGCTGGTTCACTAACTCTGAAAGGCATTCCCGCCTCCAACGTGCTGATTCAGGGCAGCCTGAAAGGACGCGAGCTGGTGTTCAGTAATCTGGGCGCTGATATTGCGCTGGGTTCCGTAACTGCCAGTGCAGAGCGAGATAATGACGGCGCATGGAATGTCACTAATCTGCGCCTGAACAGCATTCGTATGCAGAGTGATAAAACCCTTAGCGAGTTCCTGCAACCGTTCCTTACGCTGCCGGCAGTACATTTTGAGCGTGTTGACGTGACCGATGCACGACTTCAAGGCCAGGACTGGGCGGTGACCGATCTCGATCTGACCTTAAAAGACCTGAGCATTATTAACGGCGACTGGCAAAGCGACAACGGTTCGCTGTCAATGAATGCCAACAGTTTTATTAATGGCAGCATGCAG carries:
- a CDS encoding AsmA family protein, giving the protein MKFLGKVLLTLLLLLLLAIVTLYVLLQTQWGAGWIGRQVSTNSDYQLSLSKMEHDFSNPSHLLLNNVSFGRKGQPATLVAKRVNLGFGLIQFSNPLHFSSIRLEQGTLNLSEKSAPLSLQADRLQLSQMALNRNQGEWPLQAQRVDGGVIPWKPEAGDVLGKEASFQMSAGSLTLKGIPASNVLIQGSLKGRELVFSNLGADIALGSVTASAERDNDGAWNVTNLRLNSIRMQSDKTLSEFLQPFLTLPAVHFERVDVTDARLQGQDWAVTDLDLTLKDLSIINGDWQSDNGSLSMNANSFINGSMQLNDPIANMDFSAQGITLKQFSSRWVNGLVRTQGNWTRSDRKLTLDELVVAGLEYTLPLNWRDHWMQPLPSWLESVEVTRFSANRNLIIDINPDFPFQMTSLDGTGNHLLMARQHQWGIWSGDLSINAAEATFNRVDLRHPSLALNAGENTINVTEMSAFSHEGMLEGLATVSQQPQRALSLTLTGRQVPVNLLHDWGWPQLPLQGNGNLQLKMQGNLSAAQPLKSSVNGTLTLTTDDKSIHQTMVAGQVAGAQ